A section of the Prochlorococcus sp. MIT 1341 genome encodes:
- a CDS encoding YqeG family HAD IIIA-type phosphatase, producing the protein MSQNWLQPDWNPGLTVPSLPIEHFLQKGIKALVLDVDGTLITGRGIVVHDSVRKWVFETKKYLQIHLLSNNPSVKRIGSVASHLELKFTCGAAKPRKKALLKVMSQLQASPSNTAIVGDRLFTDILVGNRIGLYTVLVKPLQTNGYPNENNKIQFLEQSIANLIGRIKQ; encoded by the coding sequence ATGAGCCAAAACTGGCTTCAACCTGATTGGAATCCAGGCCTAACAGTTCCTAGTCTGCCTATTGAACATTTTCTACAAAAAGGAATAAAGGCTTTGGTTTTAGATGTAGACGGTACCCTGATTACAGGTAGGGGTATCGTGGTACATGATTCTGTTAGAAAATGGGTCTTTGAGACAAAGAAATATCTGCAGATACACCTTTTAAGCAATAACCCATCTGTAAAAAGAATCGGCTCTGTAGCAAGTCACTTAGAGCTTAAATTTACCTGCGGTGCTGCAAAGCCTCGTAAAAAAGCTTTATTGAAAGTGATGAGCCAACTGCAAGCAAGTCCATCAAATACAGCGATCGTAGGCGATCGTCTCTTTACAGATATTTTAGTGGGTAACCGAATTGGACTATATACAGTTCTAGTGAAACCACTGCAAACTAACGGTTATCCTAACGAAAATAACAAGATTCAATTTCTCGAACAAAGTATTGCGAATTTAATAGGGAGGATCAAACAATGA
- the proB gene encoding glutamate 5-kinase translates to MSLWVIKIGTSLLRGTKERSTIDMINSYSKYIASSIQKGEKVVLVTSGAVGLGSHKLGLRQRPGDVVSLQATAAIGQGYLMSLYEAAMGRHKAMVAQILLTRSDLESKQGYCNASNTLRKLLEWGVMPVVNENDTVSQEELRFGDNDTLSALVASAINADQLILLTDIDRLYSSDPRKDANAYPITEVHYPDGLTTLEAQTKGAKGGSWGTGGITTKLAAARIATDSGITVHLTDGRDPKALDEMLNGSRGGTVFYPSPKPFPSRKSWLAHALKPQGDLHIDEGACKALQNKGASLLLVGVKKIVGEFTANQPVRLLSPDGSELARGLCSLSSAKILQEKITTTSSGRSPIVIHRDFMVITRREVDNSNRETQDPSLKIS, encoded by the coding sequence ATGAGCTTATGGGTGATAAAAATCGGCACGAGTCTGCTCAGAGGGACAAAAGAAAGGTCAACCATTGACATGATCAACAGCTATAGCAAATACATCGCTAGCAGCATACAAAAAGGTGAAAAAGTTGTTCTTGTCACAAGTGGAGCAGTTGGACTCGGCTCCCACAAACTTGGTCTAAGACAACGTCCAGGAGATGTGGTTTCACTACAAGCAACTGCGGCGATAGGGCAGGGCTACCTGATGTCTCTGTACGAAGCCGCCATGGGACGCCATAAAGCCATGGTTGCACAAATTTTGCTCACAAGATCAGACCTTGAATCTAAACAGGGTTATTGCAATGCATCAAACACGCTCCGTAAACTTCTTGAATGGGGAGTGATGCCAGTAGTCAATGAGAATGACACTGTTTCCCAGGAGGAATTACGTTTTGGTGACAATGACACACTGTCGGCTCTTGTTGCTAGCGCAATAAATGCCGACCAGTTAATTCTTCTTACAGATATCGATCGTCTTTACTCATCAGATCCCCGAAAAGATGCAAACGCATATCCTATTACTGAAGTTCATTACCCTGATGGATTGACAACTCTCGAAGCTCAAACAAAAGGTGCCAAAGGAGGTAGTTGGGGAACTGGGGGGATAACTACAAAACTAGCAGCTGCAAGGATTGCTACTGATAGCGGAATAACAGTTCATCTAACTGATGGACGAGATCCAAAAGCCTTAGACGAAATGCTTAACGGTTCTAGAGGAGGAACAGTTTTCTATCCAAGTCCGAAACCTTTTCCTAGTAGAAAAAGTTGGCTTGCTCATGCATTAAAGCCACAAGGTGATCTACATATAGACGAGGGTGCCTGTAAGGCTTTACAAAATAAAGGTGCATCCCTCCTTTTGGTAGGGGTAAAAAAGATTGTTGGAGAATTTACTGCTAACCAACCTGTAAGACTATTGAGCCCTGATGGTAGTGAACTTGCGCGGGGACTTTGTTCCCTAAGTAGTGCGAAGATACTTCAAGAAAAAATTACAACCACTTCTTCCGGTCGTTCTCCTATTGTGATTCATCGGGACTTCATGGTAATTACGAGAAGAGAAGTAGACAATTCCAATAGAGAGACTCAAGATCCATCCCTAAAGATTTCTTAA
- a CDS encoding DUF3727 domain-containing protein, with the protein MSVQTPDTNGEVPTVLVKDNNGADLLCFLEELIPLEEKEYALLTPVDTPVSLFRLTEGVDPELIETITSSEPILAVADVVLQEHDLTLVRSAVTLTVTGELEEPDPEELEDDSIDDESETYELLVSFKVDDKEYGLYIPLDPFFIVAKLIDGKAILVEDQEFDRIQPLIEAELEERESSN; encoded by the coding sequence ATGTCAGTTCAAACACCTGATACCAACGGAGAGGTGCCAACAGTACTGGTAAAAGATAACAATGGTGCTGATCTTTTATGTTTCCTAGAAGAGTTAATACCTCTTGAAGAAAAAGAATATGCATTACTTACTCCTGTAGACACACCTGTATCTCTATTTCGTTTAACAGAAGGAGTAGATCCAGAGTTGATTGAAACAATCACTAGTAGCGAACCTATCCTCGCAGTAGCTGATGTGGTCCTGCAAGAGCATGATTTGACTCTTGTTCGCTCAGCAGTAACGCTAACAGTGACTGGAGAACTAGAAGAACCAGATCCAGAAGAACTTGAAGATGATTCAATTGATGACGAATCAGAAACATACGAACTATTAGTTAGCTTCAAAGTTGATGACAAAGAATATGGGCTTTATATACCTTTAGATCCATTTTTCATTGTGGCAAAACTAATAGACGGGAAAGCCATACTTGTAGAAGATCAAGAGTTCGACAGGATTCAACCCCTTATTGAGGCAGAGTTAGAAGAAAGGGAGTCATCCAACTGA
- the accD gene encoding acetyl-CoA carboxylase, carboxyltransferase subunit beta — MSLFDWFADRRKGQFVGKVNQETEESDGLWCKCPECGQVVYRKDLLANASVCSNCGYHNRINSEERISLIADENTFKVFDKDLSPTDPLGFKDRRAYADRLRESQASTGLKDGVVTGICLVEEMPLALGVMDFRFMGGSMGSVVGEKITRLVEMATKEKVPLLIVCASGGARMQEGMLSLMQMAKISGALERHKEAQLLYMPLLTHPTTGGVTASFAMLGDLILAEPKALIGFAGRRVIEQTLREKLPDNFQTAEYLQEHGFVDTIVPRTKLKTTLSNLMKLHGSLPLKISRR, encoded by the coding sequence GTGTCACTATTTGACTGGTTTGCTGATCGTCGCAAAGGCCAATTTGTTGGCAAAGTGAACCAAGAAACTGAAGAAAGCGACGGTCTTTGGTGTAAATGTCCAGAGTGTGGACAAGTTGTGTACCGAAAAGACCTACTTGCAAACGCTAGTGTCTGCAGTAATTGTGGCTATCACAACCGTATTAACAGCGAGGAAAGAATTTCTCTTATAGCAGATGAAAATACCTTTAAAGTTTTTGATAAAGATTTAAGCCCAACAGATCCACTTGGCTTTAAAGATAGGCGCGCATATGCAGATCGATTACGTGAAAGTCAGGCAAGTACTGGCCTTAAGGATGGTGTGGTCACTGGTATTTGCCTAGTCGAAGAAATGCCTTTGGCACTTGGCGTAATGGACTTTCGTTTCATGGGTGGATCCATGGGATCCGTAGTTGGAGAAAAAATTACTCGACTGGTAGAAATGGCAACAAAGGAAAAGGTTCCACTACTTATAGTTTGTGCATCAGGTGGTGCTCGAATGCAGGAAGGAATGCTAAGTCTTATGCAAATGGCTAAGATTTCGGGAGCCCTGGAACGTCATAAGGAAGCTCAACTGTTGTATATGCCATTGCTAACTCATCCAACTACTGGAGGTGTAACTGCCAGCTTTGCAATGCTTGGCGATCTAATTCTTGCCGAGCCAAAAGCTCTTATAGGTTTTGCAGGCAGGAGAGTAATAGAGCAGACATTAAGAGAAAAACTTCCTGATAACTTTCAAACTGCTGAGTACCTTCAAGAGCATGGTTTTGTGGACACAATTGTTCCCCGTACAAAACTCAAAACAACACTCTCTAATCTCATGAAACTACATGGAAGTCTACCCTTAAAAATCTCAAGAAGATGA
- the fba gene encoding class II fructose-bisphosphate aldolase (catalyzes the reversible aldol condensation of dihydroxyacetonephosphate and glyceraldehyde 3-phosphate in the Calvin cycle, glycolysis, and/or gluconeogenesis) — protein sequence MALVPLRLLLDHAAENGYGIPAFNVNNLEQVQAIMEAAQETDSPVILQASRGARSYAGEIFLRHLIIAATETYPNIPVVMHQDHGNDPSTCYSAAINGFTSVMMDGSLEADAKTPASYEYNVKVTKTVVDFAHSVGVSVEGELGCLGSLETGKGEAEDGHGFEGELSKDMLLTDPNEAADFVAKTKVDALAIAIGTSHGAYKFTRKPTGEVLAISRIAEIHKALPNTHLVMHGSSSVPQEWLDMINKFGGSIPETYGVPVEEIQEGIRNGVRKVNIDTDNRLAFTAAVREAAAADPTNFDPRHFNKPARKYMKQVCLDRYQQFWCAGQASKIKQESINYYAGLYSKGQLDPKTAVAA from the coding sequence ATGGCCCTTGTTCCGCTAAGGCTTTTGCTAGACCACGCCGCAGAAAACGGCTATGGAATCCCTGCATTCAATGTGAACAACCTTGAGCAGGTTCAAGCCATCATGGAAGCTGCTCAAGAAACTGATAGTCCTGTAATTCTGCAGGCATCACGAGGAGCTCGAAGCTATGCAGGCGAAATTTTTCTTCGTCATCTCATTATTGCTGCAACAGAAACCTATCCGAACATTCCTGTTGTAATGCACCAGGACCATGGTAATGACCCATCCACTTGCTATTCAGCAGCAATAAATGGTTTCACTTCAGTAATGATGGATGGCTCTTTAGAAGCTGATGCTAAGACGCCAGCAAGTTATGAATACAATGTAAAGGTTACAAAAACAGTTGTAGATTTTGCACACTCAGTAGGAGTAAGTGTTGAGGGAGAATTGGGTTGCTTAGGCTCACTTGAAACTGGCAAAGGAGAAGCAGAAGACGGTCATGGCTTTGAAGGTGAGCTATCCAAAGACATGCTTCTTACAGATCCCAATGAAGCTGCAGATTTCGTAGCAAAAACTAAAGTTGACGCATTGGCTATCGCAATTGGAACAAGCCATGGTGCCTACAAGTTCACTAGAAAACCTACTGGTGAAGTACTAGCCATAAGTAGAATTGCAGAAATACACAAAGCATTACCTAATACTCATCTTGTAATGCACGGCTCAAGCTCAGTACCTCAAGAATGGCTTGATATGATTAATAAGTTTGGTGGCTCAATCCCCGAAACTTATGGTGTACCTGTTGAGGAAATACAAGAAGGTATTAGAAATGGTGTTCGCAAAGTCAACATTGATACTGACAACAGACTTGCTTTCACTGCAGCTGTCCGTGAGGCAGCTGCAGCCGATCCAACCAACTTCGACCCTCGTCATTTCAACAAGCCTGCACGCAAATATATGAAGCAAGTTTGCTTAGACCGATACCAACAGTTCTGGTGTGCAGGACAAGCAAGCAAAATCAAGCAAGAAAGTATTAATTACTACGCTGGTCTTTATTCAAAAGGTCAACTTGACCCCAAAACAGCCGTAGCAGCTTGA
- the purQ gene encoding phosphoribosylformylglycinamidine synthase subunit PurQ — protein MSIGVVIFPGSNCDRDVRWAAEGILGIPTKFLWHETTDLSGLEAVVLPGGFSYGDYLRCGAIARFAPVLNSLLEFVDRGGRVLGICNGFQILTELGLLPGALTRNRGLNFICRSVELNVVSNRSCWLKAKDQGDLLTLPIAHGEGRYHCTEETLFRLQDDNLIALKYKDNPNGSIDDIAGITNSSGNVFGLMPHPERACDSVLGGIDGQVIMEALLG, from the coding sequence ATGAGCATTGGCGTAGTGATTTTCCCTGGATCAAATTGTGATCGAGACGTTAGATGGGCTGCTGAAGGTATTCTTGGGATCCCAACAAAGTTTTTATGGCATGAGACAACAGATTTGTCAGGCCTAGAAGCAGTTGTACTTCCTGGTGGTTTTAGTTATGGGGATTATCTTCGTTGCGGAGCAATAGCTCGTTTTGCTCCAGTTCTCAACTCTCTCCTGGAATTTGTTGATAGAGGTGGAAGAGTTTTGGGTATTTGCAATGGCTTTCAAATATTAACCGAACTTGGACTTTTACCCGGTGCCCTTACAAGGAATAGAGGCCTTAACTTTATTTGTAGATCTGTTGAATTAAATGTTGTGAGTAATAGATCCTGCTGGTTAAAAGCTAAAGATCAAGGAGATCTTTTAACCTTGCCAATTGCTCATGGTGAAGGGCGTTATCACTGTACTGAGGAAACACTTTTTAGGCTTCAGGATGATAATTTAATTGCATTAAAATATAAAGATAATCCCAATGGCTCAATAGATGATATAGCAGGAATTACAAATTCCTCTGGGAATGTTTTTGGCTTAATGCCTCACCCTGAGAGAGCTTGTGATTCAGTTTTGGGAGGTATTGATGGTCAAGTAATAATGGAGGCTTTACTTGGATGA
- the leuB gene encoding 3-isopropylmalate dehydrogenase: MRQHQVVLLPGDGIGPEITSVTRLLLEAVSKKHGFQLIFEQHQIGGSAIETNGTPLPEATLSACKKSDSVLLAAIGDPKYDTLPREKRPETGLLELRAGLELFANLRPVKIRPALTSASTLKKEVIEGVDLLVVRELTGGIYFAKPKGRIKTNTEERAFNTMSYCTSEIDRIAKVGFELAKQRKGKLCSVDKANVLDVSQLWRERVEILKQQNPDIEVNHLYVDNAAMQLVKDPRQFDVLLTSNLFGDILSDEAAMLSGSIGMLPSASLGSKGPGLFEPVHGSAPDIAGRNLANPLAMVLSASMMLRIGLKETKAAEALETSVDKVLSAGFRTKDLANESCTELGCEEIGNELLKAL; the protein is encoded by the coding sequence ATGCGCCAACACCAAGTCGTTCTATTGCCAGGTGATGGTATTGGTCCAGAAATCACCTCTGTAACAAGACTCTTATTAGAGGCTGTAAGCAAAAAACATGGTTTTCAGCTCATTTTTGAGCAGCACCAAATCGGTGGATCAGCAATTGAAACAAATGGGACGCCCTTACCAGAGGCAACCCTATCTGCATGCAAAAAAAGTGATTCAGTTTTGCTAGCCGCAATAGGTGACCCAAAATATGACACACTCCCAAGAGAAAAAAGACCTGAAACTGGTCTGTTAGAACTAAGAGCAGGCCTCGAATTATTTGCCAACTTAAGGCCCGTAAAGATTCGCCCTGCTCTAACTAGCGCTAGCACCCTAAAAAAAGAAGTAATAGAAGGAGTCGATCTACTAGTAGTTCGTGAATTAACAGGCGGTATTTATTTTGCTAAACCAAAAGGACGAATAAAAACTAATACTGAAGAAAGAGCATTTAATACAATGTCTTATTGCACTAGTGAAATTGATCGAATAGCTAAAGTGGGCTTCGAATTAGCAAAACAACGCAAAGGAAAGCTTTGTTCTGTTGACAAGGCAAATGTTCTAGATGTCAGCCAACTTTGGAGAGAAAGGGTAGAAATCTTGAAGCAACAGAACCCCGACATTGAAGTTAATCATCTATATGTAGACAATGCAGCAATGCAATTAGTGAAAGATCCAAGACAATTTGATGTACTCCTAACAAGCAATCTTTTTGGCGACATTCTTAGTGATGAAGCTGCCATGCTTAGTGGCTCAATAGGCATGCTTCCTTCAGCTTCTTTAGGCAGCAAGGGACCTGGCCTATTTGAACCTGTCCATGGTTCTGCTCCAGATATCGCAGGAAGAAACCTTGCCAACCCCCTAGCAATGGTTCTCTCAGCCTCAATGATGCTGAGAATTGGACTTAAAGAAACAAAAGCAGCTGAGGCTCTAGAAACATCTGTGGACAAAGTTTTAAGTGCAGGCTTTCGAACTAAAGATCTTGCCAACGAAAGCTGTACAGAACTGGGTTGTGAAGAAATAGGGAATGAATTATTAAAAGCACTCTGA
- a CDS encoding phosphoribulokinase translates to MSKRHPVVAVTGSSGAGTSTVKRAFEHIFARENIVPAVVEGDSYHRFERAPMKEAMADALSKGENFSHFGPEANLFEKLEELFKTYGQTGTGEKRYYLHSPEEAAEHNARLGTNLDPGQFTPWEQIPKGTDVLFYEGLHGGVVGENYDVASFADLLVGVVPITNLEWIQKIHRDNAERGYSAEAIVDTILRRMPDYINHITPQFGRTDINFQRIPTVDTSNPFICRNIPTPDESFVIIHFRKGSREKWGIDFNYLLSMIHDSFMSSPTSIVVNGGKMGFAMELILTPIIHRMIHEK, encoded by the coding sequence ATGTCGAAGCGCCACCCCGTTGTAGCCGTTACAGGTTCATCAGGAGCAGGAACTAGTACTGTAAAAAGAGCCTTCGAGCATATTTTCGCCCGTGAGAACATAGTACCTGCAGTTGTTGAGGGCGATAGCTATCACCGGTTTGAAAGAGCTCCCATGAAAGAAGCAATGGCAGATGCACTTTCAAAAGGAGAGAATTTTTCACACTTTGGTCCTGAAGCTAATCTATTTGAAAAACTAGAAGAACTTTTCAAAACATATGGCCAAACTGGGACCGGAGAAAAACGTTATTACCTCCATAGTCCCGAAGAAGCAGCAGAACACAATGCAAGACTTGGGACAAACCTAGACCCTGGCCAATTTACCCCTTGGGAACAAATCCCTAAAGGTACAGATGTTCTCTTCTACGAAGGGCTTCACGGTGGTGTTGTAGGAGAAAATTACGATGTCGCCTCTTTTGCTGACCTCCTCGTAGGAGTGGTTCCAATAACTAATCTTGAGTGGATACAAAAAATCCACCGTGACAATGCTGAAAGGGGATATTCAGCAGAAGCAATTGTAGACACTATCCTAAGGAGAATGCCTGATTATATAAACCATATAACCCCTCAATTTGGGAGAACAGATATCAACTTTCAAAGGATCCCAACTGTAGATACATCCAACCCCTTTATTTGCAGGAACATACCTACCCCAGATGAAAGCTTTGTAATCATTCATTTTCGAAAGGGTTCGCGTGAAAAATGGGGAATAGACTTCAACTATTTACTCTCAATGATTCACGATTCATTCATGTCTAGCCCCACAAGTATTGTTGTTAATGGAGGCAAGATGGGCTTTGCAATGGAACTAATCCTAACTCCTATCATTCACAGAATGATTCATGAGAAATAA
- a CDS encoding Gfo/Idh/MocA family oxidoreductase produces the protein MTNIFNRQEKISVAIAGLGFGESVHLPALQANEDLFAPISLWHPRSDRLEQACKKNELEGYQNWDEVLKNPSIKAVIIATPPAPRFQMAKEALQANKHLLLEKPVALFANEIADLQRLALEKNLSVAVDFEYRAVPLFMQAKRLLENGAIGTPLLVKFDWLMGSRANPARPWNWYSSSTEGGGVIGALGTHAFDILHWLFGPTTQIHGLTSTSIKERLNPKTGKIMEVDSEDVCLAQLKLKTPFISTEIPAQVSISSIAQQGRGCWIEVYGTEGTLLIGSDNQKDYVHGFSLRVSRAGEPYKDIQPDSDLAFKTTWSDGRIAPVKRIQRWWANSIQNGLPMIPGLSEGLLSQLVCDALKESTKSGLQLAIDTFT, from the coding sequence ATGACAAATATATTTAACAGGCAAGAAAAGATCAGTGTTGCGATTGCCGGCCTTGGCTTTGGAGAGTCAGTTCATTTGCCTGCTTTGCAAGCAAATGAAGACCTCTTTGCCCCGATAAGTCTTTGGCATCCAAGGTCAGATCGTCTTGAACAAGCTTGCAAGAAAAATGAACTTGAGGGTTATCAAAATTGGGATGAAGTCCTAAAAAATCCCTCAATCAAAGCAGTGATAATTGCCACGCCACCTGCTCCTCGCTTTCAAATGGCGAAAGAAGCACTTCAAGCCAATAAGCATTTACTTTTAGAAAAACCAGTTGCACTATTCGCCAACGAAATTGCAGACCTTCAACGATTGGCACTTGAAAAGAACTTAAGCGTGGCTGTTGATTTCGAGTACAGAGCAGTCCCTTTATTTATGCAAGCTAAACGCTTGCTGGAAAATGGTGCAATAGGAACTCCATTGCTTGTGAAATTTGATTGGCTAATGGGAAGCAGAGCGAATCCAGCAAGACCATGGAATTGGTATTCAAGTTCTACAGAAGGTGGAGGAGTAATAGGGGCTCTTGGGACACATGCATTTGACATTCTGCATTGGCTTTTTGGACCAACAACACAGATACATGGGCTTACCTCAACATCTATTAAAGAACGCTTAAATCCAAAAACAGGAAAGATAATGGAAGTCGATAGTGAGGATGTTTGTCTAGCTCAATTAAAGTTAAAAACCCCCTTTATATCAACAGAAATTCCAGCACAAGTCAGTATTTCATCTATTGCGCAGCAAGGGAGAGGCTGCTGGATAGAGGTTTACGGCACCGAGGGGACCCTTCTAATAGGCAGTGACAATCAAAAAGACTACGTACATGGATTCAGCCTGAGAGTGTCAAGAGCAGGGGAACCCTATAAAGACATCCAACCCGATAGTGACTTGGCATTCAAAACCACCTGGAGTGATGGCCGAATTGCTCCTGTCAAAAGAATTCAACGATGGTGGGCAAATAGCATTCAGAACGGTCTTCCAATGATCCCAGGGCTTAGCGAAGGTCTTCTTAGCCAATTAGTTTGCGATGCCTTAAAGGAATCCACTAAAAGCGGTCTTCAACTAGCAATCGATACTTTTACGTGA
- the lpxD gene encoding UDP-3-O-(3-hydroxymyristoyl)glucosamine N-acyltransferase produces MFFSSIINILKESEAGLLSYEIGGDPEIISGASIDKGKSQQISFLEKNSKLSTALNVSEVDAILLPNNEDLCLLAKEKGIAWATVKDPRLAFAETLDLLQIKTSPPTGMHPTAVVGEEVVIGENVSIGANVFIGDRSKIGAGSVLHPGTIIYEDVVIGELNELHANVVIHSGCQLGQKCIVNSNAVIGSEGFGFVPTSKGWRKMPQTGSVILEDEVEVGSNSTIDRPCVGETLIGAGTKIDNLVQIGHGVKTGKGCAIASQVGIAGGAQLGNGVILAGQVGVANRAIIGDHVIASSKSGIHGVVSANEVVSGFPAIPNRLWLRCSAAFSKLPEITKTLRELKNKANQ; encoded by the coding sequence ATGTTTTTCAGCTCAATAATCAATATTCTGAAAGAAAGTGAAGCAGGCCTTCTTTCTTACGAAATTGGAGGTGACCCAGAAATTATCAGCGGAGCCTCTATAGATAAGGGGAAATCGCAACAAATAAGCTTTCTGGAGAAAAATAGCAAATTGTCTACTGCTTTAAATGTTAGTGAAGTTGATGCGATTTTACTCCCAAACAACGAAGATCTTTGCTTACTAGCTAAAGAAAAAGGAATTGCTTGGGCAACTGTAAAAGATCCCCGCCTAGCCTTCGCCGAAACACTTGATTTACTCCAAATCAAAACTTCTCCACCAACAGGTATGCATCCAACTGCAGTCGTCGGTGAAGAGGTAGTCATTGGGGAAAATGTATCAATTGGTGCAAATGTTTTTATCGGTGACCGGTCAAAGATAGGTGCAGGAAGTGTTCTTCATCCAGGAACAATTATCTATGAAGACGTTGTCATTGGCGAATTAAATGAATTACATGCCAACGTAGTTATTCACTCAGGTTGTCAATTAGGACAAAAATGTATTGTGAACTCAAATGCAGTTATTGGATCTGAGGGGTTCGGCTTTGTTCCAACATCAAAAGGATGGAGAAAAATGCCCCAAACTGGATCAGTCATTCTGGAGGACGAGGTAGAGGTTGGTTCTAATTCAACAATCGACCGTCCATGTGTAGGTGAAACTCTCATTGGAGCAGGTACGAAAATAGATAATTTGGTACAAATTGGCCATGGTGTGAAGACTGGTAAAGGTTGTGCAATTGCTTCCCAAGTTGGTATCGCAGGTGGAGCACAACTTGGGAATGGAGTAATCCTTGCAGGACAAGTTGGTGTCGCCAACCGAGCAATCATTGGTGATCACGTGATAGCCAGTTCGAAAAGTGGTATTCATGGTGTCGTTTCTGCTAACGAAGTCGTGAGCGGATTTCCAGCTATTCCAAATCGTCTTTGGCTTCGTTGCTCAGCTGCATTCAGCAAACTACCCGAAATAACCAAAACTCTTCGCGAGCTCAAAAACAAAGCCAATCAGTAA